A genome region from Meriones unguiculatus strain TT.TT164.6M chromosome 2, Bangor_MerUng_6.1, whole genome shotgun sequence includes the following:
- the Hsbp1l1 gene encoding heat shock factor-binding protein 1-like protein 1 isoform X1, with product MDARAPEVPSGDLLQSAAENLLRELEEHFRALTATLNLKMEEMGNRIEDLQKNVDDLMVQAGIENSIKEQTNHTFGFN from the exons ATGGACGCCCGGGCGCCGGAAGTCCCCAGCGGGGACCTGCTGCAGAGCGCG GCAGAAAATCTACTTCGGGAGCTTGAAGAGCATTTCCGAGCTCTGACTGCAACACTGAACCTCAAAA TGGAAGAAATGGGAAATCGCATCGAGGACTTACAGAAAAATGTGGATGACCTAATGGTTCAAGCTGGAATTGAGAACTCTATCAAAGAACAAACG AATCACACATTTGGCTTCAACTAG
- the Hsbp1l1 gene encoding heat shock factor-binding protein 1-like protein 1 isoform X2 has protein sequence MDARAPEVPSGDLLQSAAENLLRELEEHFRALTATLNLKMEEMGNRIEDLQKNVDDLMVQAGIENSIKEQTT, from the exons ATGGACGCCCGGGCGCCGGAAGTCCCCAGCGGGGACCTGCTGCAGAGCGCG GCAGAAAATCTACTTCGGGAGCTTGAAGAGCATTTCCGAGCTCTGACTGCAACACTGAACCTCAAAA TGGAAGAAATGGGAAATCGCATCGAGGACTTACAGAAAAATGTGGATGACCTAATGGTTCAAGCTGGAATTGAGAACTCTATCAAAGAACAAACG ACCTGA